A stretch of Rhododendron vialii isolate Sample 1 chromosome 4a, ASM3025357v1 DNA encodes these proteins:
- the LOC131323365 gene encoding uncharacterized exonuclease domain-containing protein At3g15140 yields MAFWRVSLSRVSLFRQNSLSPPILISLSNLTLSLQPNRCNFSPSASLSTQDSTPSVDSPPNPKQIWKPMCLYHTQGQCTKMDDPTHLEKFNHSCSEELKISAAKFKDTSSQQLDFFLVLDLEGKVEILEFPVLLLDAKTMDVVDVFHRFVRPSAMSEQRINEYIEGKYGKIGVDRFMHVILFMHENPFIYVWHDTAIPFEEVIHGFEAWMARHHLWGNKQGGCLRRAAFVTCGNWDLKTKVPQQCKVSRMSLPPYFMEWINLKDIYLNFYKRRATGMITMMKELQIPLVGSHHLGIDDTKNITRVLQHMLIDGALLQVTARRNPDSPENVEFLFKNRIR; encoded by the exons ATGGCGTTCTGgagagtttctctctctagggtttcgTTGTTTCGGCAGAAttccctctctcctcccatTCTTATATCGTTATCTAatctcacactctctctccaaccGAACCGCTGTAATTTCAGTCCCTCtgcttctctctccacccaagACTCAACCCCTTCCGTTGATTCGCCTCCAAATCCCAAGCAGATTTGGAAGCCAATGTGTTTGTACCACACGCAAGGTCAGTGCACAAAG ATGGATGATCCTACGCACCTAGAGAAATTCAATCATAGTTGTTCAGAGGAGCTAAAAATAAGTGCTGCCAAGTTTAAAGATACAAGCTCTCAGCAGCTAGACTTTTTTCTTGTGCTTGATTTGGAGGGCAAAGTAGAGATTCTGGAGTTCCCTGTTCTGTTGCTTGATGCAAAGACAATGGATGTTGTGGATGTGTTCCACAG ATTTGTGAGACCCTCCGCCATGAGCGAGCAAAGAATAAATGAATACATAGAAGGAAAATATGGAAAAATAGGAGTTGATCG TTTCATGCACGTGATTTTGTTTATGCACGAGAATCCCTTTATTTA TGTTTGGCATGATACAGCTATTCCCTTTGAGGAAGTTATTCACGGGTTTGAAGCTTGGATGGCTCGGCATCACCTGTGGGGAAACAAGCAGGGTGGGTGTCTTAGAAGAGCTGCATTTGTAACTTG TGGGAATTGGGATTTGAAGACAAAAGTCCCTCAACAATGCAAAGTATCAAGGATGAGTCTCCCCCCATATTTCATGGAATGGATCAATTTGAAGGACATCTATCTAAACTTCTACAAAAGGAGG GCCACAGGAATGATTACGATGATGAAGGAACTTCAGATACCTCTGGTTGGAAGTCACCATCTGGGAATTGACGACACGAAGAACATAACTAGAGTGCTGCAGCACATGCTTATTGATGGTGCACTTCTGCAGGTCACTGCGAGGAGAAATCCCGATTCTCCTGAAAATGTGGAGTTTCTTTTCAAGAACCGTATTAGGTAA
- the LOC131323362 gene encoding probable aminotransferase TAT2 isoform X1 gives MENGAKKTGGYANGEIETPNNITIKGILGLLLANIDCNDKRRLISLGMGDPSAYTCFRTADVAEDAVVDALRSQKFNGYSPTVGLPQTRKAIAEYLSRDLPYKLSPDDAFVTSGCTQAIDVALSILARPGVNILLPKPGFPIYELCAAFRNLEVRHYNLLPNSGWEVDLDDVEALADHNTVAMAIINPGNPCGNVYSYQHLKKIAETAKRMKIVVIADEVYGHLAFGDTPFVPMGIFGSLVPVLTLGSLSKRWIVPGWRLGWFVINDPCSTFKNSKVIERIKKYFDILGGPATFIQAAVPRILQQTDEAFFADTINTLKQSSDICYEKIKEVPCITCPYKPEGSMALMVKLNLSLLKDISDDIDFCFKLAKEESVIFLPGITVGMKNWVRITFAVEASSLDEAFGRVKSFYQRHSNQQEGY, from the exons ATGGAAAATGGAGCCAAGAAAACGGGCGGGTACGCTAACGGAGAGATTGAAACCCCGAATAACATCACAATCAAAGGGATTCTTGGATTGCTGCTGGCCAACATCGATTGTAACGACAAGAGGCGGCTGATTTCCCTGGGCATGGGCGACCCGTCGGCCTATACGTGCTTTCGCACCGCCGACGTCGCCGAAGATGCCGTTGTTGATGCTCTTCGATCTCAGAAATTCAATGGGTACTCCCCCACCGTGGGTCTCCCGCAAACCAGAAA GGCAATCGCTGAATATTTGTCACGTGATCTCCCCTACAAGTTATCACCCGACGATGCTTTTGTCACATCTGGTTGTACTCAAGCTATTGATGTCGCGTTGTCAATCCTAGCTCGTCCAGGCGTGAATATTTTGCTTCCAAAACCAGGTTTCCCAATCTATGAACTTTGTGCTGCTTTTAGAAATCTTGAAGTTCGGCACTACAACCTTCTCCCGAATAGTGGTTGGGAGGTCGATCTTGATGATGTGGAAGCTTTGGCGGACCATAACACCGTAGCAATGGCAATCATAAACCCGGGAAACCCATGTGGCAATGTCTATTCTTATCAACACTTGAAGAAG ATTGCTGAAACTGCAAAAAGGATGAAAATTGTTGTGATTGCTGATGAAGTTTATGGCCACCTTGCTTTTGGGGACACTCCTTTTGTACCTATGGGAATTTTTGGATCACTTGTTCCTGTTCTCACTCTTGGCTCTTTATCAAAGAGATGGATAGTGCCCGGCTGGCGACTTGGTTGGTTTGTGATCAACGATCCTTGTAGCACCTTCAAAAACTCCAAG GTTATTGAGCGCATTAAGAAGTACTTCGATATCTTGGGGGGTCCTGCTACTTTTATACAG GCGGCAGTCCCTCGAATTCTTCAGCAAACCGATGAGGCTTTCTTTGCGGACACCATTAATACACTAAAGCAGTCCTCCGACATTTGTTATGAGAAAATAAAGGAGGTCCCTTGCATTACTTGCCCATATAAACCAGAGGGATCCATGGCTTTAATG GTGAAATTGAATCTTTCCCTCCTAAAAGACATTAGTGATGACATTGACTTCTGCTTCAAATTGGCCAAGGAGGAATCCGTGATCTTCCTTCCAG GAATTACTGTGGGTATGAAAAATTGGGTCCGCATCACTTTTGCCGTTGAGGCGTCTTCACTTGACGAAGCCTTTGGGAGGGTGAAGTCTTTCTATCAGCGGCATTCCAATCAGCAAGAAGGATACTAG
- the LOC131323362 gene encoding probable aminotransferase TAT2 isoform X2, producing the protein MENGAKKTGGYANGEIETPNNITIKGILGLLLANIDCNDKRRLISLGMGDPSAYTCFRTADVAEDAVVDALRSQKFNGYSPTVGLPQTRKAIAEYLSRDLPYKLSPDDAFVTSGCTQAIDVALSILARPGVNILLPKPGFPIYELCAAFRNLEVRHYNLLPNSGWEVDLDDVEALADHNTVAMAIINPGNPCGNVYSYQHLKKIAETAKRMKIVVIADEVYGHLAFGDTPFVPMGIFGSLVPVLTLGSLSKRWIVPGWRLGWFVINDPCSTFKNSKVIERIKKYFDILGGPATFIQAAVPRILQQTDEAFFADTINTLKQSSDICYEKIKEVPCITCPYKPEGSMALMVKLNLSLLKDISDDIDFCFKLAKEESVIFLPGITVGMKNWVRITFAVEASSLDEAFGRVKSFYQRHSNQREGY; encoded by the exons ATGGAAAATGGAGCCAAGAAAACGGGCGGGTACGCTAACGGAGAGATTGAAACCCCGAATAACATCACAATCAAAGGGATTCTTGGATTGCTGCTGGCCAACATCGATTGTAACGACAAGAGGCGGCTGATTTCCCTGGGCATGGGCGACCCGTCGGCCTATACGTGCTTTCGCACCGCCGACGTCGCCGAAGATGCCGTTGTTGATGCTCTTCGATCTCAGAAATTCAATGGGTACTCCCCCACCGTGGGTCTCCCGCAAACCAGAAA GGCAATCGCTGAATATTTGTCACGTGATCTCCCCTACAAGTTATCACCCGACGATGCTTTTGTCACATCTGGTTGTACTCAAGCTATTGATGTCGCGTTGTCAATCCTAGCTCGTCCAGGCGTGAATATTTTGCTTCCAAAACCAGGTTTCCCAATCTATGAACTTTGTGCTGCTTTTAGAAATCTTGAAGTTCGGCACTACAACCTTCTCCCGAATAGTGGTTGGGAGGTCGATCTTGATGATGTGGAAGCTTTGGCGGACCATAACACCGTAGCAATGGCAATCATAAACCCGGGAAACCCATGTGGCAATGTCTATTCTTATCAACACTTGAAGAAG ATTGCTGAAACTGCAAAAAGGATGAAAATTGTTGTGATTGCTGATGAAGTTTATGGCCACCTTGCTTTTGGGGACACTCCTTTTGTACCTATGGGAATTTTTGGATCACTTGTTCCTGTTCTCACTCTTGGCTCTTTATCAAAGAGATGGATAGTGCCCGGCTGGCGACTTGGTTGGTTTGTGATCAACGATCCTTGTAGCACCTTCAAAAACTCCAAG GTTATTGAGCGCATTAAGAAGTACTTCGATATCTTGGGGGGTCCTGCTACTTTTATACAG GCGGCAGTCCCTCGAATTCTTCAGCAAACCGATGAGGCTTTCTTTGCGGACACCATTAATACACTAAAGCAGTCCTCCGACATTTGTTATGAGAAAATAAAGGAGGTCCCTTGCATTACTTGCCCATATAAACCAGAGGGATCCATGGCTTTAATG GTGAAATTGAATCTTTCCCTCCTAAAAGACATTAGTGATGACATTGACTTCTGCTTCAAATTGGCCAAGGAGGAATCCGTGATCTTCCTTCCAG GAATTACTGTGGGTATGAAAAATTGGGTCCGCATCACTTTTGCCGTTGAGGCGTCTTCACTTGACGAAGCCTTTGGGAGGGTGAAGTCTTTCTATCAGCG GCATTCCAATCAACGAGAAGGTTACTAA